The following are encoded in a window of Castanea sativa cultivar Marrone di Chiusa Pesio chromosome 9, ASM4071231v1 genomic DNA:
- the LOC142609197 gene encoding secreted RxLR effector protein 161-like codes for MDVKNAFLNGDLQEEVYMQPPRGYPHSGSQVCRLRRAFYGLKQAPRAWFEKFSSVVAQYPFSSALPQYYLFQAKYASDLLSKAGITDNKTVSTPLEYNAKLAPLDGEPISDATRYHQLVGSLIYLTVTRLDISHAVGMVSKFMDAPHFVHYVAVLWILRYIKGTLYHDLHYSSRSSLKLHAYSDADWAGDSTDRCSITGFCFLLGTSLVSWHSKKQDVVFRSNIEVEYRALANTTCELV; via the exons ATGGATGTGAAGAATGCTTTCCTCAATGGAGACCTCCAAGAAGAAGTGTACATGCAACCACCTCGTGGCTATCCACACTCAGGCAGTCAAGTTTGTCGCCTTCGCCGTGCTTTTTATGGCCTCAAGCAAGCTCCTCGGGCTTGGTTTGAAAAGTTTAGCTCAGTTGTTGCTCA GTATCCGTTCTCTTCAGCACTTCCTCA ATACTATCTTTTCCAAGCTAAATATGCTTCTGATCTGCTCTCCAAAGCCGGTATCACCGACAACAAGACTGTTTCCACTCCCTTGGAATACAATGCAAAGCTCGCACCCTTGGATGGTGAACCTATATCTGATGCTACTCGCTATCATCAGTTGGTTGGTAGTCTGAtctatctcactgttactcgtctGGATATCTCACATGCCGTGGGTATGGTTAGTAAGTTCATGGATGCCCCTCATTTTGTCCACTATGTTGCAGTTCTTTGGATTCTCCGATATATTAAGGGCACACTTTATCATGATCTCCACTACTCCTCTCGGTCTTCTCTCAAGCTTCATGCTTATTCAGATGCAGACTGGGCAGGTGATTCGACTGATCGATGCTCTATCACAGGTTTCTGTTTCTTGTTGGGTACTTCTCTTGTCTCATGGCATAGCAAGAAGCAAGATGTGGTTTTCCGTTCCAATATTGAGGTTGAGTACCGTGCCCTTGCTAACACCACCTGCGAGCTTGTCTGA